From Ornithorhynchus anatinus isolate Pmale09 chromosome X3, mOrnAna1.pri.v4, whole genome shotgun sequence, the proteins below share one genomic window:
- the IRX2 gene encoding iroquois-class homeodomain protein IRX-2 — MSYPQGYLYQPPGSLALYSCPAYGASALATPRGEELARSSSGSAFSPYPGSAAFTAQAVSGFTGPLQYSADPAAGFPSYMGSPYDGHTTGMSGAIGYHPYGSPAYPYQLNDPAYRKNATRDATATLKAWLQEHRKNPYPTKGEKIMLAIITKMTLTQVSTWFANARRRLKKENKMTWAPRNKSEDEDEEEGEGARSKEDGPDKAQESNETSAEDEGISLHVDSLTDHSCSAESDGEKLTGRGAQPKDKYDDLEEDEEDEEEEEEEEEEEEEEEGERLGPPGKPVTSSPLTGVEAPVLDRPTTPGKALDHRLSPTVQPAAKPKLWSLAEIATSDLKHQGLGQQACPPTTPLPGAQASAYPPSSLLGRHIYYTSPFYGNYTNYGNFNALQSQGILRYNSAAVAANEGLSAGHKQNGDSLKTSPNQLDTHYRPSAYESKKDSTEVCTVGVQPYL, encoded by the exons ATGTCCTATCCTCAGGGCTACCTCTACCAGCCTCCCGGCTCCCTGGCCCTCTACTCGTGCCCGGCTTACGGGGCCTCGGCGCTGGCGACGCCCAGGGGCGAGGAGCTGGCCAGGTCCTCCTCCGGCTCGGCCTTCAGCCCTTACCCGGGATCGGCGGCTTTCACCGCCCAGGCGGTCAGCGGCTTCACCGGCCCTCTGCAGTACTCCGCTGACCCGGCCGCGGGATTCCCCTCCTACATG GGTTCGCCTTACGACGGTCACACGACGGGGATGAGCGGGGCCATCGGCTACCACCCTTACGGGAGCCCGGCCTACCCTTACCAGCTGAACGACCCCGCTTACAGGAAGAACGCCACCCGCGATGCCACGGCCACCCTCAAGGCCTGGCTGCAGGAGCACCGCAAGAACCCCTACCCCACCAAGGGCGAGAAGATCATGCTGGCCATCATCACCAAGATGACCCTCACCCAGGTGTCCACCTGGTTCGCCAACGCCCGGCGCCGCCTGAAGAAGGAGAACAAGATGACCTGGGCCCCGAGGAACAAAagcgaggatgaggatgaggaggaaggggagggggcgaggagtaAAGAGGACGGGCCCGACAAGGCCCAGGAGAGCAACGAGACGTCGGCGGAGGATGAAG GGATCAGCCTGCACGTGGACTCCCTGACCGACCACTCCTGCTCGGCCGAATCGGACGGGGAGAAGCTGACCGGCCGTGGGGCCCAGCCCAAGGACAAGTACGACGAcctggaggaggacgaggaggacgaggaggaggaggaggaggaagaagaggaggaggaggaggaggagggcgagcgaCTAGGCCCACCGGGGAAGCCCGTGACCTCGTCTCCACTGACGGGCGTGGAGGCGCCGGTCCTGGACCGTCCGACGACCCCCGGCAAGGCCCTGGACCACCGGCTCTCCCCCACCGTCCAGCCCGCCGCCAAGCCCAAGCTGTGGTCCCTGGCCGAGATCGCCACCTCGGACCTCAAGCACCAAGGCCTGGGCCAGCAGGCCTGTCCCCCGACGACCCCTCTGCCCGGGGCACAGGCCTCGgcctaccctccctcctccctcctgggcaGGCATATTTATTACACGTCGCCCTTCTACGGCAACTACACGAACTATGGAAACTTTAACGCTCTCCAGAGCCAGGGCATCCTGAGGTACAACTCGGCAGCGGTGGCTGCCAACGAGGGATTGAGCGCTGGCCACAAGCAGAACGGTGACTCTTTGAAAACCAGCCCTAACCAGCTGGACACGCATTACAGGCCCTCCGCTTACGAGTCCAAGAAAG ATTCCACTGAAGTCTGCACAGTAGGAGTACAACCCTACCTATAG